The region GTAACTTTTAAATTTCCTTTACAATGTTCATTAATAATTATTTTACTCATATACAATCCTAGCCCTGTACCATCTTTTTTATTTTTTGTTGAAAAGTAGGGATCAAATATTCTTTCAATAATAGCTTTATCAATTCCTCCACCATTATCTACAATATCAATCACTACAGTTTTTTCATTTTTTTTATAAGTATTTATAAAAATTTTTCTATCAAAGTCTTTCTTTTCAATTAAGGCATCTTCAGCATTTTTTAATAGATTTAGTATTACTTGTTGTAGTTCACTAGGGTAGGTAAAAAGGTTATAGTCATCGTTTAAATTTTTTATTAATGATATTGACCTTGCATCTAAAGAGGTTTTAATGATAGATAAGGATTTTTCAATTATATCATTTAGTTGAAATACAACTTTTTCTTTATCTGACTTAAAAAAGTTTCTAAAATCATCAATTGTAGATGATAAGTATTGAGAGTAATCAGTTATAAGTTTTAGCTCTGTATCAAAATATTTTTTATCTATAGTATCTTCAAGAATCATTTTTAATACAAGGTTATTAGTTGTAGCAGATATAGCAGAAAGTGGTTGTCTCCATTGGTGTGCAATCATTGAAATCATTTCACCCATTTGAGCTAGTCTACTTTGTTGGATTAACTGTTGAGTATTTATCTCATTTTTTTCTATCTCTTCTTTTACTCTTCTTTCTAGATTTGTATTTAAATCTTCAAGTTTTTGTTCTAGATATTTTCTATTAGTAATATCTCTAATAACAGCATGTATAACTTTTCTTTCTTCAATCTCTATAACTGTAAAAACTATTTCTGTCCATATATTTTCATTTGAACCGTTTGTAAATACCCATTCAAAATTCACAACACCATCTTTAAGTGATTTATTAATATATTCTTCAGCTCTTTGTTTTGAATCTACACCGCATGGTTGTTTGGGAGGTGATAATTCATCTATAGTTTTATTTAAAATTTCATTCTCTTTGTATTTTAATATTTTTATTGTTGATTCATTACAACTTGATAATATTCCATTATTAATTAGTATAACCCCATCAGCAGATTTATTATAAATATTTTCAAAAAGTAGTTTTTGTTTTGCTAACTCTATTGTTTTATTTTCAATCTCTTCATTTGCTTGTGTTAATTCTTTATTTAATTTATCCAAAATATAGTGTCTATATGCAAATATTGAAATTAATAAAAATAAAATTGTAACTGCTTCCCAAAAATATTTAAAATCAAAAATTGTTTCAAATGAAATAGTAGTCCATCTATCAGATATCTCTTTGTATTGATTCTCTGTAATTAAATTTAATGATTTATTTAAGATATTTAATAATCTTGTATTATCTTTATTTACTGCCATATTTACACTATAAGACATATTTGTATATCTTGATATATAAAGGTTTTTCATGGCATATTTGGAAATATAGTATGAAGCAATAGGCAAAGGTTCTAATGCAAAATAAGCTTGACCTGAACTAACTGCTTCTAATGCTTTTCTATGAGAACTGGCGTATATTACTTTTATATCTGGATTAAGTGATTTAATAAATGGTATTAGTTCTGAATTCTGTTTTAAAGCAATTGTTTTATCTAGAATATTATTCAAACTTGAAACTACGGGTTTGTTATTTTGAGTTATAATTGCAAGTTTATAGTTAAGAAAAGGTTTTGTTGTATTTGCAAAGTCTATAAGGTCACTACTATTTGTTACTGTAGATATAAAATCACATCGACCACTTTTTAAATACTGTTTTGCATCATACCATGATAAAGTATTAACATAATCTAATCTCATATTAGTTAATTCTGTGATTATTTTAAGAACATCTATAACTATACCTTTATAGTTACTATTTTCTTTAAATTCTATAGGTTTTATATCATCTCTTGCACATACTCTAAATACTTTTCTATTTGCTATATAACTAAGTTCATCTTCATTAAAAAAATCTTTTGATGTATAAGTTATATCTTTTGTACCAAACCATTTCCTTTTTAATTCTAGTAGTTCTGCATCAGATACACTTTTTTGTGCCTTTTCTAGTATATCTTTTAATATTTTATTTTTTTTATTTACTCCAATACGAATTAAACTAACCATCCTATTATCATCAACATAATTGGTTGGAATTATTCCTGAAATATTATTTTGTGCAATAATATAATCAATAACATTTTTCTTTCCAATGGTAGCATCTGCTTTACCAAGAGATAACTCTTTTAATGCTTCTAAAGAATCTTTTACTAATATTTGTTTTATATCAGGATAATATTTTTCAATAGCTTTTTGTGCAAAAAAACCTTTTGGCATAATAATAGTTTTGTTTTTTAGTTTTTCAAGAGAATCTATATTTTCATTTCCCTCTTTTACATATATAGCATTTACTGCTGTATGGAAAATAGATGTAAATTCTATAGTTTTAGCTCTTTCACTGTTTTTTGAAATATTTACCATTGCATCGATATCACCATCTTGAAGCATCTTCATAAATTCATCCCAAGATGGTCCTGTTATATATTCAACTTTTACACCTAGTTTTTTAGCTAAAAGATTCATATAATCTATAGAGAAACCTTTTGCTACTCCATTTTCATTATAATTAAATGGGGGCCAGTTTAGTTCATTGTGTAGTTTTAAAGGTGTTCTTTTTTCTAAAAAATCTTTTTCTTTTTGTGTTAGTTTTATAGTTGTTTGAGAAAATAAATTAGTAGTTAATATTATGATTAATAAAAAAGATAAATTGATTAGTTTCATAATACTCTCATTCTTGTTTTTTAGAATTTTTATCTAAAGAGTGTCAAAAGTTCATCTCATAAGATTTTTATTCATTTTTAAAGTTTAGTTTGTACCCATGTCCATAAATTGATTCAAATAGTTCATATCCTAATTTTGTTTTCAATCTAGACATTAAATTTCGAACTCTTTTACTATTTGAAGTTAAATCATCAAATACATATTCTTCTATTTCATTATAACTTTTAAGTGAACCTTTTGAATTAGAAAACAATTTAAAAAGTTTTATCTCAGATTTTGTTAATTTAATTATCTTTTCATTTTTAAAAAGTGCATTCTCTTCATTGTTCCAAACAAAATTATTTTCTAAAGGTAATATATGTTCATTTAAGCTAGATAATTCCTCTTTTTCAATCAAATTCATCAATGAATTTGAAATCT is a window of Halarcobacter sp. DNA encoding:
- a CDS encoding transporter substrate-binding domain-containing protein, which gives rise to MKLINLSFLLIIILTTNLFSQTTIKLTQKEKDFLEKRTPLKLHNELNWPPFNYNENGVAKGFSIDYMNLLAKKLGVKVEYITGPSWDEFMKMLQDGDIDAMVNISKNSERAKTIEFTSIFHTAVNAIYVKEGNENIDSLEKLKNKTIIMPKGFFAQKAIEKYYPDIKQILVKDSLEALKELSLGKADATIGKKNVIDYIIAQNNISGIIPTNYVDDNRMVSLIRIGVNKKNKILKDILEKAQKSVSDAELLELKRKWFGTKDITYTSKDFFNEDELSYIANRKVFRVCARDDIKPIEFKENSNYKGIVIDVLKIITELTNMRLDYVNTLSWYDAKQYLKSGRCDFISTVTNSSDLIDFANTTKPFLNYKLAIITQNNKPVVSSLNNILDKTIALKQNSELIPFIKSLNPDIKVIYASSHRKALEAVSSGQAYFALEPLPIASYYISKYAMKNLYISRYTNMSYSVNMAVNKDNTRLLNILNKSLNLITENQYKEISDRWTTISFETIFDFKYFWEAVTILFLLISIFAYRHYILDKLNKELTQANEEIENKTIELAKQKLLFENIYNKSADGVILINNGILSSCNESTIKILKYKENEILNKTIDELSPPKQPCGVDSKQRAEEYINKSLKDGVVNFEWVFTNGSNENIWTEIVFTVIEIEERKVIHAVIRDITNRKYLEQKLEDLNTNLERRVKEEIEKNEINTQQLIQQSRLAQMGEMISMIAHQWRQPLSAISATTNNLVLKMILEDTIDKKYFDTELKLITDYSQYLSSTIDDFRNFFKSDKEKVVFQLNDIIEKSLSIIKTSLDARSISLIKNLNDDYNLFTYPSELQQVILNLLKNAEDALIEKKDFDRKIFINTYKKNEKTVVIDIVDNGGGIDKAIIERIFDPYFSTKNKKDGTGLGLYMSKIIINEHCKGNLKVTNRDKGAAFSIELPLLNRKEKNNAE